From one Lotus japonicus ecotype B-129 chromosome 3, LjGifu_v1.2 genomic stretch:
- the LOC130742463 gene encoding protein TOO MANY MOUTHS — MNCNWCGLHLLVVVVTCCTFFLPHLVVPYTVVMSDSGVPSALVDGPQTGFSTKQDGARTEAREQEAVYDIMRATGNDWATEIPDVCRGRWHGIECMPDKDNVYHVVSLSFGALSDDTAFPTCDPTRSTISPSVTNLPHLKTLFFYRCFNYNPHPIPSFLGRLGQTLQTLVLRENGHVGPIPHELGNLTRLIVLDLHSNDLNGSIPVSLGRITSLKSLDLSSNKLTSSIPSLTFPNLNILDLSQNLLTGSIPMSLWDCHSLIKLDLSRNRLVGLIAEKLTGLKELILMDLSYNRIKGPFPPSMRSLGSLQALILKGNPMGSTGIPDDGFDGMTSLMILIMSHMNLHGPVPESLGKLPNLRVLHLDENHLNGSIPKSFRDLRSLSELRLNDNKLTGPVPFDREVVWRMKWKLRLHNNSGLCYDAKSGFGDDLGSTLDSGISLCGPSGPSSDRTVQHLSTTEKPVSTTTKNVSSDAATRSWGLATFVLMSTVILL, encoded by the coding sequence ATGAATTGCAATTGGTGTGGTCTTCATCTTCTAGTTGTTGTAGTAACATGCTGTACGTTCTTTTTGCCCCATTTAGTGGTGCCTTACACTGTCGTGATGTCTGATTCCGGCGTGCCATCCGCCCTTGTAGACGGGCCGCAAACCGGGTTTTCCACGAAGCAAGATGGAGCTAGAACTGAGGCGCGGGAGCAGGAAGCGGTGTACGACATCATGAGAGCCACCGGGAATGATTGGGCCACTGAAATCCCCGACGTGTGCCGCGGACGGTGGCACGGCATTGAGTGCATGCCCGATAAGGATAATGTGTATCACGTTGTCTCACTCTCCTTCGGCGCCCTCTCCGACGACACAGCTTTCCCGACATGCGACCCGACCCGGTCCACTATCTCTCCCTCCGTCACCAACCTCCCTCATCTCAAGACATTGTTCTTTTACCGTTGTTTCAATTACAACCCGCACCCGATTCCTTCCTTCTTAGGTCGACTCGGCCAAACCTTGCAAACTCTAGTCCTAAGAGAAAACGGCCACGTCGGCCCAATTCCTCATGAGTTGGGAAACCTCACACGTCTCATCGTACTTGATCTTCACAGCAACGACCTCAACGGTTCAATACCGGTCTCGCTGGGCCGGATTACTAGTTTGAAGTCCTTGGATTTGAGCAGCAACAAGCTAACCAGTTCAATTCCCAGTTTAACGTTCCCCAACTTGAACATACTGGACCTGAGCCAGAACCTTCTAACGGGTTCAATTCCTATGTCGCTTTGGGACTGTCACTCTCTAATCAAATTGGATCTAAGTCGTAACCGTCTCGTGGGCCTTATTGCTGAGAAACTCACGGGCCTAAAAGAGCTTATTCTTATGGATCTAAGCTACAACCGTATCAAGGGCCCGTTTCCGCCCTCGATGAGGAGCCTGGGCTCTCTTCAGGCCTTGATCCTCAAGGGAAACCCAATGGGCTCCACGGGTATACCAGATGATGGGTTTGATGGCATGACGAGCTTGATGATATTGATCATGTCCCACATGAATTTACATGGGCCGGTCCCGGAATCACTAGGGAAATTACCCAACCTTAGAGTGCTCCATCTTGATGAAAACCATCTCAATGGGTCAATCCCCAAGAGTTTCAGAGATTTGAGAAGCCTGAGTGAACTGAGGCTGAATGATAATAAGCTAACTGGGCCTGTTCCATTTGATAGAGAAGTGGTTTGGAGGATGAAATGGAAGCTGAGACTGCATAACAATTCAGGCCTTTGTTACGATGCAAAGAGTGGTTTTGGGGATGATTTGGGCTCCACTCTTGATTCTGGGATCAGTTTATGTGGGCCTTCAGGCCCAAGTTCGGATAGGACCGTGCAACATCTTTCGACCACGGAAAAGCCCGtgtcaacaacaacaaagaatGTCTCGTCGGATGCTGCTACAAGATCATGGGGACTAGCTACTTTTGTACTAATGTCTACTGTAATTTTGTTGTAA
- the LOC130742464 gene encoding SNF1-related protein kinase regulatory subunit gamma-like PV42a, whose translation MVDQKKRLVEVPYTASLAHTMNTLVANKVVAVPVAAPPGQWIGAGGSMIVESDKQTGAVRKHYIGMVTMLDIVAHIAGDDHLSGGGGGGDGTDDLDQKMCVPVSSIIGHSFEGLSLWTLNPNTSLLDCMEVFSKGVHRAMVPIDSHMENVSTGVELVESASGYQMLTQMDVLRFLKDHAGELQSILSCSVQDLGANTERIYAITDKTKLVDAIKCLKAAMLNAVPIVEASDLGEDDHKQHINGRCRKLIGTFSATDLRGCYLATLKSWLGISALAFTEEIATSPLFTASDTQNTGTSKRELVTCHAESPLSEVIDKALTNHVHRVWVVDQEGLLMGVVSLTDVIRVMRQSMLSQLDDMEQA comes from the exons ATGGTGGACCAGAAGAAGAGGCTGGTGGAGGTGCCATACACGGCGTCTTTGGCTCACACCATGAACACCCTGGTGGCCAACAAGGTGGTGGCGGTGCCGGTGGCTGCGCCACCGGGTCAGTGGATAGGAGCTGGAGGGTCAATGATTGTGGAGTCTGATAAGCAGACAGGGGCTGTGAGGAAACATTACATTGGGATGGTGACAATGCTTGATATTGTGGCACACATAGCTGGGGATGACCATTtgagcggtggtggtggtggtggtgatggcacCGATgatcttgatcagaagatgtgtGTCCCTGTTTCCTCCATCATTGGTCACTCCTTTGAAGGCCTTAGCTTGTGGACTCTCAATCCTAATACCAG CCTGTTAGATTGCATGGAAGTGTTCAGCAAAGGGGTGCACCGCGCTATGGTACCAATCGACAGCCATATGGAGAACGTGTCAACTGGAGTGGAACTTGTAGAATCTGCTTCAGGCTACCAAATGCTCACTCAAATGGATGTGCTGAGATTCTTGAAAGATCATGCAGGGGAATTACAGAGCATTCTGTCATGCTCTGTTCAGGATTTGGGAGCCAACACTGAGAGAATCTATGCCATCACTGATAAAACAAAACTCGTGGATGCCATTAAGTGCTTGAAAGCTGCAATGCTAAACGCTGTTCCTATTGTTGAAGCCTCTGATCTCGGTGAAGATGATCACAAGCAGCATATAAAT GGGAGGTGCAGGAAGCTTATAGGTACATTCTCTGCTACTGATTTAAGGGGATGCTACTTAGCCACACTGAAGTCATGGTTGGGAATAAGTGCACTTGCATTCACTGAAGAAATTGCAACTAGTCCTCTGTTCACAGCATCCGACACACAGAACACAGGTACCTCTAAAAGGGAGCTTGTGACATGCCATGCTGAATCACCTTTGTCTGAGGTAATTGACAAGGCTCTCACAAATCATGTTCATCGTGTTTGGGTGGTGGATCAAGAGGGTTTGCTCATGGGGGTTGTGTCTCTCACAGATGTAATTAGAGTTATGAGGCAATCTATGCTATCACAATTAGATGATATGGAACAAGCATAG
- the LOC130749435 gene encoding pseudo histidine-containing phosphotransfer protein 6, which translates to MNRLLAFLFHQGVLDAQFLQLQQLQDETSPNFLSEVVNIYFHESEKLLRNLRGLLMEREFSDYKKIGKHLNQFMGSSSSIGAKRVTSVCIAFRAATDHNNRAGCLRALEMLEQEYCYLKNKLHELFQIEQQRALAAGVRYPLQQNQ; encoded by the exons ATGAATCGCCTGCTTGCATTTCTCTTCCACCAGGGAGTATTGGATGCGCAATTCTTGCAGCTTCAACAGCTGCAAGATGAGACTTCCCCCAACTTCCTCTCTGAAGTTGTCAACATTTACTTCCATGAATCAGAAAAGCTTCTCAGGAATCTCAGAGGATTGCT AATGGAGAGGGAGTTCTCAGATTACAAGAAAATTGGAAAACATTTGAATCAGTTCATGGGTAGCAGCTCAAGCATTGGTGCCAAGAGAGTCACCAGCGTCTGCATTGCCTTTCGTGCAGCTACTGACCACAACAACCGTGCAGG ATGTTTACGAGCATTGGAGATGCTGGAGCAGGAGTATTGCTATCTTAAGAACAAATTGCATGAACTATTCCAA ATAGAGCAGCAACGTGCTTTGGCAGCAGGAGTGAGATACCCTCTGCAGCAGAATCAATGA